DNA from Actinoplanes sp. SE50/110:
CGCGAGCTGGAGGTGCTGCGGCTGATAGCGGACGGCAACACCAACCGGGAGGCGGCGGCACGGCTGTTCATCACCGAGGCGACGGTGAAGACGCACCTGCTCAACATCTACGCCAAGCTCAACGTGAAGGACCGGGCGGCGGCGGTGGCGGCCGGCTACAACCGGGGGTTGCTGAGCGCGCCGGCCTGACGCCGCAGGTCAGCGACAAGCGCGAGCTCGCGGTCAGCCCACCGGGGCACCCAGATTTCGCTCCCCAAGAGCCTTGCGGAGTACGCCGACGGCAGCGGCCGCCGCGGCCAGAGCCGCCGGGTGAGCACCAGGCCGAGCAGTTGCGCGGCCTCGGCCTCGAAGGTCCGCTCCGCCGCGGTGAGCGCCCCGGCGCCGGCCTCGGTCAGCTCCGGCAACGACGAGCGACGGTCCGCCGGGTTGGGCAGACGCCGGATCCAGCCGCGCGCCTCCAACCGGTCGACCCCCTTGCTGGTCGCGCCGACCCCGATGGCGAACCAGCCGGCCAGGTCGGCCACCCGGGACCGGGGGTGTTCGCGCAGGTAGCGCAGCAACTCGAACTGCCCCAATGAGACCCCGTCGGCGGCGCGCCGCCGGTCGCCGGGGTGCCGCACGTTTTCCAGGCCTTCGCCGGGCACCTGCCGGAAGCGGACGTGGCGCTCGACCGGGCCGCCCTGTTCCTCACCCAGCACCTATCCTGACGGGCGTGGATCCATCGAGTCCCGCCCGGCTGGCGGTCGTCTCCGGCGGCGGCACCGGCATCGGCCGGGCCGTCGCCCGACGCCTCGCCGCGCAGGGCGACCGGGTGGTGATCATCGGGCGGCGCGCCGAGGTGCTGCACCGGACCGCCGCCGCCATCAACGCCGAGGTGCGGCGCCCGGCCGCCACCGAAGACAGCGGAACGCTGCGGCTTCCGGCCGCCGCAGAGAACGGCGGCGCGGTACGGCGCCCGGCCGCCGCGGGAGACAGCGGCGCCGTGCTGCCGATCAGCGCCGACCTGACCGATCCCGATCAGGTCGAGCGCGTCGCGGGCGAGATCGGCCGGCTGGGCCCGGTCGACGTCCTGGTCAACAACGCCGGCGCGATCATCACCCCGCCGGCCGGCGACGGCCTCGGCGCGCTGGCCGCCGCCTGGCGCCACGACCTGGACGTCAACCTGATCACCGCGGTTCTGCTCACCTCCGCGCTGCTGGAGCGGCTGGCCCGGCCCGGCGGCCGGCTCATCATGATCAGCTCGGCCGCCGCCCAGCGCGGCGGTTCCGGCCCGCACTCCGCCGGGTCGTACGCCGCCGCCAAGGCCGCCCTGCACGGGTGGGCGCTCGGCCTGGCCCGGCAGCTCGGTCCGGACGGCATCACGGTCAACGTGCTGGCACCCGGCTACATCGAGGACACCGGCATCTTCCACGGCCGGGACACCCCCGACTTCGTCACCGCCAAGATCGCCGACACCCTGGTCGGCCGCCCGGGCACCCCGGCCGACGTCGCCGCGGCGATCGGCTATCTGGCCTCCGCCGAGGCCGGCTACCTGACCGGCCAGATCATCGGCCTCAACGGCGGCGCTGTCCTGGGTCGCTGAACGGGGGGGCGCCGTCGTGCTGGATGACGTCGACCGCGGTCCGGTGCACGCGCCGCATCGGGACGGCCGGGTGGCGTTGCGCCGGGTCGGCGCGGTGCCGGGCGTGTTGCCGCAGACGGTCGCCCGGCGCTATTCAGCGGCTGCGCGCCGGGTCGCGCTGCGGGTCGTCGCTCTGCCCCGGCTGGAGGCTCGCCGCCGGGTCGCGCTGCGGGTCATCGCTCTGCCCCGGCTGGAGGCTCGCCGCCGGGCCGCGATGATGGATTGTGGCGTGCGCCGTGGCCCCCTGGGCCGGCCTGCTGATCGCCGCCCGCGTGGCGCAGGGCGCGACCGCCGCCCTCGGCGCCGGGCCGGGCGGTTTCGCGGTGCCGTTCTTCACGACCGCGCTGCACCGGGTCGGCCCGGCCGAGACGGGTTCGGCGACCGGCCTGCTCCACACGGTCCAGCAGCTGGGCGCCACCCTGGGCACCGCTGTGCTCGGCACGATCTACCTGCGACAGTCAACTGCCGGCTACGGCGTACGCGACGCCTTCTGCGCCGCGGCCGCCCTGCTCATTCTGACCGGCATCGCCACCCGCCGGATGCTCCCGTCGGAGTCGTCGCGGCCGTGCGGACCGGTCCGCCGCGGTCGTCGCCGAGCGGAAAAGTGTCGGGGGTGGTTGGTAGGTTCGCGCCCTACCCGGCAATCGGAGGAGGCTTCACATGGGTGTCGTGGCACTGCGGCCGCTCGCGGACGCCGACCTGGACGCGCTGTTCACGATGATGCGCGACCCGGAGGCGGTGCGGATGGCCGCCTTCACGGCGAAGGATCCGGACGACCGGGCCGCGTTCGACGCGCACATGGCGAGAATCCGCACCGCCCCGGGCGTCACCCTGCGCGCGGTCACCCTCGACGGCCGCCTGGTCGGCAGCATCTCCAGCTTCCCGATGGAGGGCGACACCGAGATCACCTACTGGATCGACCGTGCGGTCTGGGGGCAGGGCGTCGCCGGCCGTGCGCTCGCCCAGCTCCTCGACCTGGTCCCCACCCGCCCGCTGCACGCCAGCGTGGCCGGCGACAACGCCGCCTCCCTCCGGGTCCTGCAACGCGCCGGCTTCCACATCGTCGGCAGCGCGAGGGGCTACGCGAACGCGCGCGGCGCCGAGATCGAGGAGACCCTGCTGCGACTCGATCGGTAAGCGCAAGCGCCCTCTCCGGCGTAGGAGCGGCATGAGCCGACCGGCCGCGCGGATTCCGCCGCCTTCGACGAGACCACCCGCAACGGACCCGCCGGGCGGCGACCGCGTCGTCACCATCGGCCGCGCCGCCATGCCCCAGGGACCAGGGACCAGGGACCAGCGACCAGCCTGCACCTGGTCGTCTTCGACGAGGGCACCGACACCACCGGCCGCCCTCAGCGGATGGTGACGATCGCCCTGGTGGACGGCAGACCGGTGCCCGGCAAGCTCCGGCCCTGACCGCCGGGGGATCGCCTGGCGTCTGATGGGCCATCGCGGCGGGGCCTCGGCGGCGGGCGAGTGCCGCGGTCAGGCACCGACGGCGGAGGGCGAGCCCGCCAGACACCGACGGCGGAGGGCGAGCCGGTCAGGCACCGGCGGCGTTGGCGGTCGAACTTCGGCGGCGTTGGCGGTCAGGCACCGGCCGCGGAGGCCGTGCGGGCGGCGAGCAGGTCGTCGAAGTGGTCGGTGCACCAGGCGCGGGCGGCGTCGACCAGGGTGAGCAGGCTGCGGCCGAGCGGGGTCAGCGCGTACTCCACCCGGGGCGGGTTCTCGTCGTAGGCGGTACGGTTGAGCAGGCCGTCGCGTTCCATCGCGCGCAGGGTTTCGGCGAGGACCTTCGGGGTGACGCGGCGCAGCGGGACACGGAGCTCGGTGAAGCGGCGCGGGCCGTGCTCCAGGCACAGCACGACCATGGCCGTCCACTTGTCACCGATCTGCAGCGGCATCGCGGTCGTCGGGCAGGCCGGGTCGAACATGTCCGGGCTGAGGCTGGCCGTCATGACCCCGAGCGTACCGCCGGTTTCGTTGCGGTAACCGGGGGTGCGCCGCCTACCGTGCCCGACATGACCAGCATCGTAGTCTTCGGAGCGGGTGGCCGCGCCGGCCGCGCCGTCACCGCCGAGGCCCGGCGCCGCGGGGTGGCCGTGACCGCCGTCGTCCGTGACCCCGCCCGCCATCCCGACCTTCCCGCCGTGACCGGTGACGTCACGGACGCCGCGGGCGTCGCCGCGATCGTCCGTGGGCACGACTCCGCGGTGAACGCGGTGAGCCCCGCGTCCGGCCCGGAGGAGTTGGCGACACTCGACCTGGATCCGGACTTCTTCGCCACGGCCGCCGGCGCGCTCCTCGATTCCGGCGTCCCCCGGGTCGTCGCGATCGGACTGGTCAGCAACCTGGACGGTGCCGATCCGCTGCCCGAGCAGTTCCGGGCGTTCGCCGACGCGCACGCCGCCGGCCTGCGGCGGCTGCGCGAGGCGGACCGCGGCTGGGTCATGCTGACCCCGCCGGCGCTGCTGTCGGCGGAACTGCCCCGCCTGGGCGGTTACCGGCTGGGCGGTGAGACGATCAGCGAAGGCCGACTGTCGTACGCCGATCTCGCCATCGCCGTGCTCGACGAGATCGAGCGTCCCACCGTGGACGGCGCCCGGGTCACGGTGGTCAGCGCGGGCTGATCGTGGTCCGCCCGCCCGGCGTCCCGTACAACCAGAGGGTGCCGGGCGGCGGCGCCGGCAGCGTCCCGCGCAGCAGCTCGCCGAGCGCGCGTCCGAGCTCGGCGATCGGCCCCACGTCGTAGGCGTGGTCGCCGCGGAACACCAGGTGCCAGTCGTCGACCTGGCCCGGGGTGCGGGGCTGGCGCTCGGCCAGCCGGTCCGCGCTGTCCTCGAACAGCTCGGCCAGCTCCTCGCGCTGCCCGGGTTCGAGGCCCAGGGCCACGTCGAAGAACAGGTCACTGAACATGGCCTGCGTGCGCAGCTCCTCGACGCGGGAATCCCACCACGGCGGACGGTGGTCGGGCGGGATCCCCTCGACGTCGCGGAGCAGCTGGGCGAGCAGGATGGCGAGGGCACCGTCGTACGCCCAGATCTCCCGCCTGGGGTCGGGATGATCCGGCGGCGGTGCCCCGTAGCAGCCGATCGACCGGGTTTTGCTCACCGATCCATGGTCGCGTATTCCCGCTCAGGGCACGAGGATCAACCGGATCGGATTGTCCTCCTTCTGGTCGAGGCGCCGGACGGCCTCGGCCGCGTCGGCCAGCGGCACGGTACCGCTCACCGACCGGGAGAATTCCAGCCGGCCGAGCGCGACCAGCGACAACAACTCCAGCACGTGTTCCGGCCCGGACCCGTAGTGCCCCCGGATCTCCTGCGAGAGGTAGCTGAACCGGGTGCCGTCCGGAATGGTCAGCGGCTGGTCGGTCAGCCCGACCAGGGTCAGTTTGCCGCCCTTGGTGAGGGACCGGGCGGCCTGCACGCGTACCGGGGCGACGCCGGCGAAGTCGAATGCGTACGCCAGGCCCGCCCCGCCGGTCGCGGTGCCCATCGCGGCCGCGAACGCCGGATCGTTCGGGTCCAGGGCCAGGTCGGCGCCGAACTGCACGGCCCGCTCCCGGGCCGCTTCGAGCGGGTCGACCGCGACGATCGGCGCCGCCCCGATCGCCCGCAGCAGCTGCACCGCGTGCGCGCCGAGCCCGCCGACCCCCCACACGCCGACCGATCGGGCCGGCTGGACCGCGGCGGTGGCGGTGATCGCCGCCCACGGTGTCGACACCGCGTCGGGGATGAAGCAGGCCTGCTCGTACGACAGGGTGTCCGGAATCGGCACGACGGTGCCGGCCGTGGCGACCGCGTACTGCGCCCAGCCGCCGTCGTAGTCGACGCCGCGGGTGAGCACGCTGCCGTCCGGGGCGTACTCGCCGGCCTGCAGCAGCACCCGCTCCCCCACGGTCAGCCCGGTGACGCCCGCGCCCACCTCGTCGATCACCCCGGCCGTCTCGTGCCCCAGCGTGACGCTGTCCCCGCGCAGGTGCAGCGGCTTGAGCATGCCCTGGATGAGGTGCACGTCGGACAGGCACACCCCGGCGGCCCGCACCGCGATCCGCACCTGCCCGGGTCCGGCGTGCGGCTCGTCCACCTCCTCCACGGCGAACGTCCCGGTCGACACGTTCAGACGGCCAGCGAGCATGCTGCAACACTCCTCAGGTCGGGGATCTCATGATCAGGCCTATCACGGATCGGCCGCGTCAGGGTGATACCAGCGGTATGCCAGAGGCGCGGGTCACGCTCCCCACCATGGATTCCGGCATCTCGGACGACGGCACCGTGATCACCTTCCGGACCGTCGGTACCGGCCCCGGGCTGGTCGTCCCCGGCAGCAACCGCCGCGCCCACCACTACGACCGGCTGGCCGCGCTGCCGGCCGGCAGCCGCACTCCGCCCTACCTGCGCGACATCCTGCCACCGCTGGCCCGGCTCATCCCGGGCGCCGGCTACGAGATCCTGCCCGGCCTCGACCACAACGCCCCGGACCGCAACGCCCCGGAGACGATCCCGGCCCGCCTGACGGCCTTCCTCCACCCCATGATCGCGGCGTACGCGCCACCGCCACCCGCCGCGGAACCGCTGGACCCCGCGACCGTCCACCCACCACGAGATCGGTAGGTCCGCATGCGCGTGACGTACGACAGCGAAGCGAACGCCGCCTACCTCGAGGTCGATGAGATCGCCGACGGCGCCGCCGTCGAGAACGTCGTCGTGGAGCGCCCCGGCCGGGGCGACATCGTTCTCGACTTCGATGCCGACGGACGCGTGCTGGGCCTGGAGGTCATCGGCGCCACGGAACTTCTCCGCGCACCGGTTCTGGACGCCGCCGACCGGCTGTGACGCCCGTTCAGCCCCACCTGCGGCTCTCCCGGTCGGCCCACCAGGTGACAAGCCGGCCCGCGACGTCTGCGGTGTCGAGCCGTCCCGCGGTCTCGCCGAGATGCCGGCGGATCTCGGCATCGAGCCACAGCCGGGCGTCGTCGGCAGCGCCGGCCCCGGCGAGGGTGACCAGGACGGGTCCGATCAGATGGTCGTGGCAGCCGACGGTATCGCCGGACCCGAAGGCGTCGGTGAGTAGCCTGCGAATTTCATGGATGGCTTCGTGGTGGTCGACAGCCATCGCGCGGACCTGCTCGTCGGGATCGTCGGCAAGCTGTGCCGTCAGGTCGGTGACCGCCTGAACGTCCAGGCCCGTAAGCTCGCGGGTGGCCGCGTACAGGGTGTAGTAGCGGGTTTCGTCGTCCTCGTCGTGGCAGAGCCGGATCAGCGCGTCGGCCGCCGGCTTGTCTGCATGGGTGAAGATCGACGGGTGAGCGGAAACGTGTTCCCCGATGCCATCCTGCAGACGGCCCGCCTGACGTTGCGCCCGCCGCACGAGGGTGATGTCGACGCGATCGCGGCCGCCGCCTCGGATCAGGAAACGCAGCGCTGGCTGCCGCTTCCGTTTCCGTACGAACGCGGCCACGCGGTCACCTTCGTGGCCGAGACCGTGCCGGCGGCGCGGGCGAGCGGCGCGGGCCTGGTGCGCGCGGTCGAATGCGACGGCGTCCTGGCCGGCGTCATCGATCTGAAGAAGACCGACTGGCGGCACCGGGCGACGGAGATCGGCTACTGGGCGACACCCGCGGCCCGCGGCCAGGGTGTCATCACCGAGGCGACGGCCGCGCTGTCCCGCTGGGTGTTGACCGGGGCCGCCTTCGAGCGGGTGGTCCTGCGGATCGCGCCCGCCAACGCGGCCTCCGTCCGGGTCGCCGAGAAGGCCGGTTTCACCTTCGAGGGCGTCGCCCGCAACGCCGGCATGGTCCACGGGGCCAGGGTGGACCTGGCGATCTATTCGCTGATCCCGGCCGACCTCACCGCCTGACCGCCGCCGGCCCCGTTCGGCACCGCCGCCCGGCTGCCGGGCTTAGGTAGAAACACCGCTTCGCCCAGCCGGCCGCGCACCTAGCGTCGAGGCATGTCGAACACCGATCCACCGATGCGGCGCGGTCTCGGGATCACCCCGATGGAGACGCGCCGGGACGTCATCGTGCGGGCCGCGACGCTCGCCGACGAGTTGGGCTTCGAGCTGTTCTCGGTGGCCGAGGGCTGGGGTCTCGACGCGGTCGCGGTGCTGGCCGAGCTGGCCACCGTCACCCGCCGGATCACCCTGGTCGCCGGGGTCCTGTCGGTCTGGAACCGGACCCCGGCCACGCTGGCCATGGCCGCCGCCACGCTGCACCAGCTGTCCGGCGGCCGGTTCGTGCTCGGCCTCGGCGCGAGCAGCCCGCAGCTGGTCGAGGGCTGGCACGACCTGCCCTACACGCATCCGGCCGCGCGGCTGCGCGAGGTCACGACGCGGGTCCGGGATCTGCTCCGGGGCGAGCGGGCCGTGACTTGCGGCGCCCGGCCGCTGCGGTTGGGCCAGCCGCCCGTGCCGGATCTGCCGATCTGGCTGGCGGCGACCGGCGAGCGGACCCTGCGCGCCACCGCCGAGCTGGCCGACGGCTGGTTCCCGCTGTATCTGCGCCGGGACCGGATCCGCGAGCTGCGCCCGGCGATCACCGCGAGCCGCCCGGTGACCGTCACGGCCGGGCCGTTCGCCGTCGTCGACCCCGATGTGGACGCCGCCCGCGCCGCCGCCGCGGCCTGCACCGCGCTGTATCTGGGCGCGATGGGCGACATCTATCCCCGCCTGGTCGCCGGGCAGGGTCTGGCCGCCGAGGTCGCCGCGGTCCGCGCCACCCGGGTCGTCCCGGCGCAGGCGCAGCCGCTGCTCGACGAGTTCACCTCCTACGGCACGGCCGAGACCGTGGCCGCGGACCTGGCCCGCTGGGACGAGATCTCCGACGTGACGGTGGTGGTGCTGCCGCCGGGCCTGCCGTGGCCGCGGATGGAGGCGACGATCCGGGCCGCGATGCCGGTCAGGCCGGCCAGCCCGGCAGGCCGGGGAGTTGACGCTCGGCGATCCGGGTGAGCGGGGCCTGGTCGGCGGGATCGAGCTCGGTCCGGATGGTGGAGATCTCCACCATCCCGCCGGTGTCGGCGCGGTCCCAGGCCACCAGCACCGACGACTCCTTCACCGGGATGGCCTGGATGGCCGCGGAGTCGGGCCA
Protein-coding regions in this window:
- a CDS encoding MarR family winged helix-turn-helix transcriptional regulator — protein: MLGEEQGGPVERHVRFRQVPGEGLENVRHPGDRRRAADGVSLGQFELLRYLREHPRSRVADLAGWFAIGVGATSKGVDRLEARGWIRRLPNPADRRSSLPELTEAGAGALTAAERTFEAEAAQLLGLVLTRRLWPRRPLPSAYSARLLGSEIWVPRWADRELALVADLRRQAGALSNPRL
- a CDS encoding SDR family NAD(P)-dependent oxidoreductase, with protein sequence MDPSSPARLAVVSGGGTGIGRAVARRLAAQGDRVVIIGRRAEVLHRTAAAINAEVRRPAATEDSGTLRLPAAAENGGAVRRPAAAGDSGAVLPISADLTDPDQVERVAGEIGRLGPVDVLVNNAGAIITPPAGDGLGALAAAWRHDLDVNLITAVLLTSALLERLARPGGRLIMISSAAAQRGGSGPHSAGSYAAAKAALHGWALGLARQLGPDGITVNVLAPGYIEDTGIFHGRDTPDFVTAKIADTLVGRPGTPADVAAAIGYLASAEAGYLTGQIIGLNGGAVLGR
- a CDS encoding GNAT family N-acetyltransferase — encoded protein: MGVVALRPLADADLDALFTMMRDPEAVRMAAFTAKDPDDRAAFDAHMARIRTAPGVTLRAVTLDGRLVGSISSFPMEGDTEITYWIDRAVWGQGVAGRALAQLLDLVPTRPLHASVAGDNAASLRVLQRAGFHIVGSARGYANARGAEIEETLLRLDR
- a CDS encoding helix-turn-helix domain-containing protein, which translates into the protein MTASLSPDMFDPACPTTAMPLQIGDKWTAMVVLCLEHGPRRFTELRVPLRRVTPKVLAETLRAMERDGLLNRTAYDENPPRVEYALTPLGRSLLTLVDAARAWCTDHFDDLLAARTASAAGA
- a CDS encoding NAD(P)-dependent oxidoreductase; translated protein: MTSIVVFGAGGRAGRAVTAEARRRGVAVTAVVRDPARHPDLPAVTGDVTDAAGVAAIVRGHDSAVNAVSPASGPEELATLDLDPDFFATAAGALLDSGVPRVVAIGLVSNLDGADPLPEQFRAFADAHAAGLRRLREADRGWVMLTPPALLSAELPRLGGYRLGGETISEGRLSYADLAIAVLDEIERPTVDGARVTVVSAG
- a CDS encoding zinc-binding dehydrogenase, which encodes MLAGRLNVSTGTFAVEEVDEPHAGPGQVRIAVRAAGVCLSDVHLIQGMLKPLHLRGDSVTLGHETAGVIDEVGAGVTGLTVGERVLLQAGEYAPDGSVLTRGVDYDGGWAQYAVATAGTVVPIPDTLSYEQACFIPDAVSTPWAAITATAAVQPARSVGVWGVGGLGAHAVQLLRAIGAAPIVAVDPLEAARERAVQFGADLALDPNDPAFAAAMGTATGGAGLAYAFDFAGVAPVRVQAARSLTKGGKLTLVGLTDQPLTIPDGTRFSYLSQEIRGHYGSGPEHVLELLSLVALGRLEFSRSVSGTVPLADAAEAVRRLDQKEDNPIRLILVP
- a CDS encoding DUF2283 domain-containing protein: MTYDSEANAAYLEVDEIADGAAVENVVVERPGRGDIVLDFDADGRVLGLEVIGATELLRAPVLDAADRL
- a CDS encoding GNAT family N-acetyltransferase; the encoded protein is MRPPHEGDVDAIAAAASDQETQRWLPLPFPYERGHAVTFVAETVPAARASGAGLVRAVECDGVLAGVIDLKKTDWRHRATEIGYWATPAARGQGVITEATAALSRWVLTGAAFERVVLRIAPANAASVRVAEKAGFTFEGVARNAGMVHGARVDLAIYSLIPADLTA
- a CDS encoding LLM class flavin-dependent oxidoreductase, whose protein sequence is MSNTDPPMRRGLGITPMETRRDVIVRAATLADELGFELFSVAEGWGLDAVAVLAELATVTRRITLVAGVLSVWNRTPATLAMAAATLHQLSGGRFVLGLGASSPQLVEGWHDLPYTHPAARLREVTTRVRDLLRGERAVTCGARPLRLGQPPVPDLPIWLAATGERTLRATAELADGWFPLYLRRDRIRELRPAITASRPVTVTAGPFAVVDPDVDAARAAAAACTALYLGAMGDIYPRLVAGQGLAAEVAAVRATRVVPAQAQPLLDEFTSYGTAETVAADLARWDEISDVTVVVLPPGLPWPRMEATIRAAMPVRPASPAGRGVDARRSG